A single window of Hymenobacter sp. APR13 DNA harbors:
- a CDS encoding DNA-binding protein, translating to MRTRFCGLFLSLLLAGPTAPLLAQTPAAMSATKPAAPAPAALPSAMRTYSLRLTPGQDLRQQLNAFVEQQQIKAGALVTCVGSLTQATLRLANQEGPSVYRGHFEIVSLVGTLSTNGSHLHLAVSDSTGRTLGGHLLDGNLIYTTAELVLGVLEDVEFRREPDPTFGYRELTVYPAPRNRRRHKK from the coding sequence ATGCGTACTCGTTTCTGCGGTTTGTTCCTTTCCTTGCTGCTAGCCGGGCCGACCGCGCCGCTGCTGGCCCAAACTCCTGCTGCCATGTCCGCTACCAAGCCTGCTGCCCCGGCTCCTGCCGCGTTGCCTTCTGCCATGCGCACCTACTCGCTGCGCCTGACGCCCGGCCAGGACCTGCGCCAGCAGCTCAACGCCTTTGTGGAGCAGCAGCAGATAAAGGCCGGCGCCCTCGTGACGTGCGTGGGCAGCCTCACCCAAGCTACTTTGCGGCTGGCCAACCAAGAAGGCCCCAGCGTGTACCGCGGCCACTTCGAAATCGTGAGCCTGGTGGGCACGCTTTCCACCAACGGCAGCCACCTGCACCTGGCCGTGTCTGACTCCACGGGGCGCACGCTGGGCGGGCATCTGCTCGATGGCAACCTAATCTACACCACCGCCGAGCTGGTGCTGGGCGTGCTCGAAGACGTGGAGTTCCGGCGCGAGCCCGACCCCACGTTCGGCTACCGCGAGCTGACCGTGTATCCGGCCCCGCGGAACCGGAGGCGGCATAAAAAATAA
- a CDS encoding toxin-antitoxin system YwqK family antitoxin, translated as MRLPSYGAVLALLAAAPLAAQGQKAAVRPAATTSATTAAATLPPLVDSRQAVNQGIELHDQGDYAGAIALYSSITPGDTLYAAAQSELATSYVALEKYQEAVDAATRALAQHFHDPQPYVALSWAEEELKHPEKAQAAYDTGLKHFPYNQNLWFNQGVFQVATKQFAPGFASLQRGVSLKPTHANSHYQLAYLASRQGHTSHAMLSMLTYLLLQPAASSHNMLVALEEQATRTAVVEEADKIAPFTPNAAFTELDALLDSKIALRKDYVSKVKFDAALVKQLQLLVEKFPAPAAASTDDFWLRLYGPLVTQLRLNDNLTTATYLALASADDQKAAQWIKGNKSRIEKFYTAISPALLQIREQQSFMHDGKSVQAKGWFDDKGVLNGIGEGTVEGEERRFTGPWLFTDESGTVRQQGLYGPDFKRTGPWRIYYATGVLERTATYRNGELDGLVRDYHDNGQPASEATYVNGKTEGVLKVFSYCGELEGTRTFRAGDLSGPYRELYPDGKTKMQVEVRADKQEGAQTHFYPDGTKEYEYNYVGGKKQGPFLVNYADNQPEKRGTYDQDELHGPYTDYFSNGQLQNTGTYTRGKQTGVWKSYFADGRPSDEKSFDEAGELHGPFRDYTYQGKLYAEVEYEHGRITRQRYFDPATGSRLQDTPVPKKGRVAVQIYGAETGVTGTGTYIDGFMEGEWRWSYANGLLQQIRHYKLGQLQGPALDYHANGQLKQRTSYDGGQLEGSFESFLRDGQRYQTGYYRAGQQQGPWREFYADGQVSEEYEMHQGQKNGPTRSFAPNGKLTESRLYGFGRKLQLTTYDTLGRTVSHVALRPDTKEFTFTFPGGQPHYRTQVACYENRGPARWYHPNGQPEVEFSYEADQRHGPYKSYYSNGKPLYEGRYVNGERHGEWKEYYPSGQLHSVVNYRYGSWVGETKFYFPNGKLETVQTYLYGTAEGPSRYYNPAGELMEERMYEHGNLTAFRNGTNPAEPWQRIEKLAGPLKTTFANGKPAADETVKGGIMDGLRTTYYSSGQVFRRMTYQNGLLTGPLTGFYADGKPMEEEAYLHGELHGRCRYFRPDGTLERTESYRSGEKLGPTVYYDAQGKLTKTEVYWNQYVYEGK; from the coding sequence ATGCGACTACCTTCTTATGGTGCGGTGCTGGCCTTGCTGGCCGCCGCGCCCCTGGCCGCGCAGGGCCAGAAAGCGGCCGTACGCCCCGCTGCTACCACTTCTGCTACTACGGCCGCGGCCACCCTGCCGCCCCTCGTCGATTCGCGGCAGGCCGTAAACCAGGGCATTGAACTGCACGACCAGGGCGACTACGCCGGGGCCATTGCCCTGTACAGCAGCATCACGCCCGGCGACACGCTGTATGCCGCCGCCCAGAGCGAGCTGGCCACCAGCTACGTGGCGCTGGAAAAATACCAGGAAGCCGTAGACGCCGCCACCCGCGCCCTGGCCCAGCACTTCCACGACCCGCAGCCCTACGTGGCGCTGTCGTGGGCCGAGGAGGAGCTCAAGCACCCCGAAAAGGCCCAGGCCGCCTACGATACCGGCCTCAAGCACTTCCCCTACAATCAGAATCTGTGGTTCAACCAGGGCGTGTTTCAGGTGGCCACCAAGCAGTTTGCCCCAGGCTTTGCCAGCCTGCAGCGTGGGGTGTCCCTGAAGCCCACCCACGCCAACAGTCATTATCAGCTGGCCTACCTGGCCAGCCGGCAGGGCCACACCAGCCACGCCATGCTCAGCATGCTCACGTACCTGCTGCTGCAGCCTGCGGCCAGCAGCCACAACATGCTGGTGGCCCTGGAAGAGCAGGCCACCCGCACGGCGGTGGTGGAAGAAGCTGATAAAATTGCCCCGTTCACGCCCAACGCTGCTTTCACGGAGCTCGATGCCCTGCTCGATTCCAAGATTGCGCTGCGCAAGGACTATGTGTCGAAGGTGAAATTTGATGCGGCGCTGGTGAAGCAGCTACAGCTGCTGGTGGAGAAGTTTCCGGCCCCGGCTGCTGCCTCTACCGACGACTTCTGGCTGCGCCTCTACGGCCCGCTGGTAACCCAGCTCCGCCTCAACGACAACCTGACCACTGCCACCTACCTCGCCCTGGCCTCCGCCGACGACCAGAAGGCCGCCCAGTGGATCAAGGGCAACAAGAGCCGCATCGAGAAATTCTACACGGCCATTTCGCCGGCGCTGCTGCAGATTCGGGAGCAGCAGTCATTTATGCACGACGGCAAATCCGTGCAGGCCAAAGGCTGGTTTGATGATAAGGGCGTGCTCAACGGCATCGGCGAAGGCACGGTGGAAGGGGAGGAGCGCCGCTTTACGGGGCCGTGGCTGTTCACGGACGAGAGCGGCACCGTTCGGCAGCAGGGCCTCTACGGCCCTGATTTCAAGCGCACCGGCCCCTGGCGCATCTACTACGCCACCGGCGTGCTGGAGCGCACCGCCACTTACCGCAATGGCGAGCTGGACGGCCTCGTGCGCGACTACCACGACAACGGCCAGCCCGCCAGCGAGGCCACGTACGTCAACGGCAAGACCGAGGGCGTGCTGAAGGTGTTCAGCTACTGCGGCGAGCTGGAAGGCACCCGCACCTTCCGGGCCGGCGACCTGAGCGGCCCTTACCGGGAGCTGTACCCCGACGGCAAAACCAAGATGCAGGTGGAAGTGCGCGCCGACAAGCAGGAGGGCGCCCAAACCCACTTCTACCCCGACGGCACCAAGGAGTACGAGTACAACTACGTGGGCGGCAAAAAGCAGGGCCCTTTCCTGGTGAACTACGCCGACAACCAGCCCGAAAAGCGCGGCACCTACGACCAGGACGAGCTGCACGGCCCCTACACCGACTACTTCTCCAACGGCCAGCTGCAGAACACCGGCACCTACACCCGCGGCAAGCAGACCGGCGTGTGGAAAAGCTACTTCGCCGACGGCCGCCCCAGCGACGAGAAAAGCTTCGACGAGGCCGGCGAGCTGCACGGCCCCTTCCGCGACTACACCTACCAGGGCAAGCTCTACGCCGAAGTGGAGTACGAGCACGGCCGCATCACGCGGCAGCGCTACTTCGACCCCGCCACCGGCAGCCGTCTGCAGGATACGCCCGTGCCCAAAAAGGGCCGCGTGGCCGTGCAGATCTACGGCGCCGAAACCGGCGTGACCGGCACTGGCACCTACATCGACGGCTTCATGGAAGGCGAGTGGCGCTGGAGCTACGCCAACGGCCTGCTGCAGCAAATCCGGCACTATAAGCTGGGCCAGCTGCAGGGCCCGGCCCTCGACTACCACGCCAACGGCCAGCTCAAGCAGCGCACCAGCTACGACGGCGGCCAGCTGGAGGGCAGCTTCGAGAGCTTCCTGCGCGACGGCCAGCGCTACCAGACCGGCTACTACCGCGCCGGCCAGCAGCAGGGCCCCTGGCGCGAGTTCTACGCCGACGGCCAGGTGAGCGAGGAGTACGAAATGCACCAGGGCCAGAAAAACGGCCCCACCCGCAGCTTCGCCCCCAACGGCAAGCTCACCGAGTCGCGCCTCTACGGCTTCGGGCGCAAGCTGCAGCTGACCACCTACGACACCCTGGGCCGCACCGTCAGCCACGTGGCGCTCCGCCCCGATACCAAGGAGTTCACCTTCACCTTCCCCGGCGGCCAGCCCCACTACCGCACCCAGGTGGCTTGCTACGAAAACCGCGGCCCGGCCCGCTGGTACCATCCCAATGGCCAGCCGGAAGTGGAGTTCAGCTACGAAGCCGACCAGCGCCACGGGCCCTACAAGTCCTACTACAGCAACGGCAAGCCGCTCTATGAAGGCCGCTACGTCAACGGCGAGCGGCATGGCGAGTGGAAGGAGTATTACCCCTCGGGCCAGCTGCATTCGGTGGTGAACTACCGCTACGGCAGCTGGGTGGGCGAAACCAAGTTCTACTTCCCCAACGGTAAGCTCGAAACCGTGCAGACCTACCTCTACGGCACCGCCGAAGGCCCGTCGCGCTACTACAACCCGGCCGGCGAGCTGATGGAGGAGCGCATGTATGAGCACGGCAACCTCACGGCGTTCCGCAACGGCACCAACCCCGCCGAGCCCTGGCAGCGCATCGAGAAGCTGGCCGGTCCGCTCAAAACCACCTTCGCCAACGGCAAGCCCGCCGCCGACG